In Populus nigra chromosome 1, ddPopNigr1.1, whole genome shotgun sequence, one genomic interval encodes:
- the LOC133692370 gene encoding uncharacterized protein LOC133692370: MTLSNQTSMRIDTLELKSLIVKKIGQQRADKYFYQLTRLLSSKVAKCEFDKFCVGIIGRENIPIHNRFIRSILKNACCAKVLPSKGFRRGGSNLTVATANGYQKNSLQLLYGDALPSSPRKGRSPVSRDRKFGDRPNPLDPLEKPQSVACEELNAGAQEQQSATELLSLGSRPPVEVVSVEEGEEVEQMTGSPCVQSRSPVTAPLGISMNFSGSRKALSNASLGSDYLKGTCLRSGGLPDSRSLRHRLERKLEMEGISMSLDCVNLLNNGLDAYVKRLIEPCMALAGSRHGNEYLKRASGQFVPGLNGALPGKYIHRETESVYASMLDFRVAMESNPQILGEDWPTQLEKISLLGFEE, from the coding sequence ATGACACTATCCAATCAAACATCTATGCGAATTGATACTTTAGAGCTCAAATCCTTGATTGTTAAAAAGATCGGGCAGCAAAGAGCAGATAAATACTTCTATCAACTTACAAGATTACTTAGTTCGAAGGTTGccaagtgtgaatttgataaattttgtgTCGGGATTATTGGAAGAGAAAATATCCCTATTCACAACCGATTTATTCGATCTATTCTCAAGAATGCTTGCTGTGCAAAAGTTCTACCATCCAAAGGTTTTAGAAGAGGGGGGAGTAACCTCACTGTTGCTACTGCAAATGGATACCAGAAAAACAGTCTTCAATTGCTTTATGGAGATGCCTTGCCTTCTTCCCCTCGCAAGGGAAGGTCACCTGTCAGTCGAGATCGCAAGTTTGGGGACCGCCCAAATCCTCTGGACCCACTTGAAAAGCCTCAAAGCGTAGCATGTGAGGAATTGAATGCAGGGGCACAAGAACAACAGAGTGCTACAGAGTTGCTTTCACTTGGTAGTAGACCCCCAGTGGAAGTTGTTTCTGTAGAAGAGGGAGAAGAGGTTGAGCAGATGACAGGAAGCCCCTGTGTTCAGAGTAGAAGCCCGGTCACTGCTCCTCTTGGTATTTCCATGAATTTCAGTGGATCTCGGAAAGCTCTTTCAAATGCATCTTTAGGCAGTGATTACCTTAAAGGGACTTGTCTGAGAAGTGGCGGACTACCTGATTCTAGATCATTAAGACATCGGTTGGAGCGGAAGTTGGAGATGGAGGGCATTAGCATGTCTTTGGACTGTGTTAACCTGTTGAATAATGGTTTAGATGCGTATGTGAAGAGGTTGATTGAGCCTTGTATGGCTTTAGCGGGTTCAAGGCATGGAAATGAGTACTTGAAAAGAGCAAGTGGTCAGTTCGTTCCTGGTTTGAATGGGGCGTTACCTGGGAAATACATCCATAGAGAGACAGAATCAGTTTATGCATCCATGTTGGATTTTCGTGTGGCAATGGAGTCAAATCCCCAAATACTCGGAGAGGATTGGCCCACACAACTTGAGAAAATTTCCTTGCTTGGGTTTGAAGAGTGA
- the LOC133697657 gene encoding small ribosomal subunit protein uS14z/uS14y/uS14x yields the protein MGHSNVWNSHPKNYGPGSRTCRVCGNPHGIIRKYGLMCCRQCFRSNAKEIGFIKYR from the exons ATGGGTCACTCTAATGTCTGGAACTCTCACCCCAAGAACTACGGCCCTGGTTCTCGCACTTG CCGTGTGTGTGGAAATCCCCACGGTATTATCAGGAAGTACGGGCTTATGTGCTGCAGACAGTGCTTCCGTAGCAATGCCAAGGAAATTGGATTCATCAAG TACCGCTGA
- the LOC133690108 gene encoding uncharacterized protein LOC133690108 — MGSNEMNSRIDTLELKSLILKKFGHQRADKYFDQLTRLFSLKITKCEFDKFCLRIIGRENISLHNHFIRSILKNTCLGKVPPHKGVERAGSNLTVKTANGYKRNCLQSLYRDAFPSSPRKGRSPVSRDRKCRDRPSPLGPLGKPQSMAYEELNSRAQEQQSATELLSTGSRPPIEFASVEDGEEVEQMAVSPGVQSRSPVTAPYGILMNLGGSRKALSNISRGSNYIPETCLNSGELPDTRSLRSHLEQKLEMEGIGVSLDCVNLLNNGLDVYLKRLIEPCMALAGSRCDNEQLKSPSGEFIPGLNGTLPGRYAQRQGKSVNASMLDFRFAMESNPQILGEDWPVQLEKISLRGFEE, encoded by the coding sequence ATGGGGTCAAATGAAATGAATAGTCGAATTGATACTTTGGAGCTCAAATCTTTGATTCTTAAAAAGTTTGGGCATCAAAGAGCAGATAAATACTTTGATCAGCTTACAAgattgtttagtttgaagattACCAAATGTGAATTTGATAAGTTTTGTCTTAGGATTATTGGTAGGGAAAATATCTCTCTTCACAACCACTTTATTAGATCTATTCTCAAGAATACTTGCCTTGGGAAAGTTCCACCGCACAAAGGTGTTGAAAGAGCAGGAAGTAACCTTACTGTTAAAACTGCAAATGGGTATAAGAGAAATTGTCTTCAGTCGCTTTACAGGGATGCCTTTCCTTCTTCCCCACGCAAGGGGAGATCGCCTGTTAGTCGAGATCGCAAGTGTAGGGACCGCCCAAGTCCTCTGGGCCCACTTGGGAAGCCCCAAAGCATGGCATATGAGGAATTGAATTCCAGGGCCCAAGAGCAGCAAAGCGCTACAGAATTGCTTTCAACAGGTAGCAGACCTCCAATTGAATTTGCTTCTGTGGAAGATGGAGAAGAGGTTGAGCAGATGGCAGTAAGCCCTGGTGTTCAGAGTAGAAGCCCAGTTACTGCTCCTTATGGTATATTGATGAATCTAGGTGGATCCCGTAAAGCGCTTTCAAATATTTCTAGAGGGAGTAATTACATTCCAGAGACCTGTCTAAATAGTGGAGAGCTACCAGACACAAGATCATTAAGAAGTCATTTGGAGCAGAAGTTGGAGATGGAGGGCATCGGTGTGTCCTTGGACTGTGTTAACCTACTAAATAATGGGTTGGATGTGTATTTGAAGAGATTGATTGAGCCTTGTATGGCTCTAGCTGGCTCAAGGTGTGATAATGAGCAGTTGAAAAGTCCAAGTGGTGAGTTCATTCCTGGTCTGAATGGAACATTACCTGGGAGATATGCACAAAGACAGGGAAAATCAGTTAATGCATCCATGTTGGATTTTCGTTTTGCAATGGAGTCAAATCCCCAGATACTCGGGGAGGATTGGCCCGTGCAACTTGAAAAAATTTCCTTGCGTGGTTTTGAAGAGTGA
- the LOC133681070 gene encoding probable polyamine transporter At3g19553 — MGVEGMAIDAENKAKTSPKLTLLPLIALIFYDVSGGPFGVEGSVRAGGGPLLSLLGFLIFPLIWSIPEALITAELATSFPENGGYVIWISSAFGPFWGFQEGFWKWFSGVVDNALYPVLFLDYLKRSFPIFNQLIARIPALLGITVSLTYLNYRGLHIVGFSAVSLAVFSLCPFVVMSFLSIPRISPKQWLAVDFKKVEWRGYFNCMFWNLNYWDKASTLAGEVENPSKTFPKALFGALILVVSSYLIPLLAGTGALKSPSSEWSDGYFAEVGMLIGGVWLKWWIQAAAAMSNLGLFEAEMSGDAFQLLGMSEMGMLPSIFASRSKYGTPTISILCSATGVIFLSWMSFQEILEFLNFLYAIGMLLEFAAFIKLRIKKPELHRPYKVPLQTLGATLLCLPPAMLLVLVMCLASGQTFLVCSVVILLGFLLYPTLVHAKDRKWAKFVTDEPGLPSSTSLEVNSVLLQPHQEVADEASVSLLSDLSSTKLGQERGEVLVEGVVKDE; from the exons ATGGGTGTAGAGGGAATGGCAATTGATGCAGAGAACAAAGCTAAAACAAGTCCAAAACTAACTCTATTGCCTCTTATTGCTTTGATATTCTATGATGTATCTGGGGGTCCATTTGGTGTAGAGGGTTCAGTGAGGGCTGGAGGTGGCCCTTTATTGTCTCTGCTTGGTTTCTTGATATTCCCTTTAATTTGGAGCATACCAGAAGCTCTAATCACTGCAGAGCTGGCCACGAGTTTCCCTGAGAATGGGGGATATGTTATTTGGATATCTTCAGCTTTTGGTCCCTTCTGGGGTTTCCAAGAAGGATTTTGGAAATGGTTTAGTGGGGTTGTGGACAATGCCCTTTACCCTGTATTGTTTCTTGATTACTTGAAGCGTTCGTTTcctatttttaatcaattaatagcTCGAATTCCAGCTCTTTTAGGCATTACAGTTTCTTTGACATATTTGAATTATAGAGGTCTGCATATTGTTGGATTTTCAGCAGTTTCCCTTGCTGTTTTTTCACTTTGTCCATTTGTTGTAATGAGTTTTCTTTCGATCCCTCGAATCAGTCCTAAGCAATGGCTAGCTGTAGATTTTAAGAAAGTAGAATGGAGAGGATACTTCAATTGCATGTTCTGGAACCTGAATTATTGGGATAAGGCTAGTACTCTTGCAGGTGAGGTTGAAAACCCCAGCAAGACATTTCCAAAGGCACTTTTTGGTGCTCTGATTTTGGTGGTGTCTTCATACTTAATTCCACTTCTTGCGGGCACGGGGGCATTGAAGTCGCCCTCTAGTGAATGGAGTGATGGGTACTTCGCAGAAGTTGGGATGTTGATTGGAGGGGTTTGGCTCAAATGGTGGATCCAAGCAGCTGCTGCTATGTCTAACTTGGGATTGTTTGAAGCAGAAATGAGTGGTGATGCTTTTCAACTTCTTGGTATGAGCGAGATGGGAATGCTTCCATCTATATTTGCTTCAAG GTCCAAATACGGAACGCCTACCATCAGCATTTTGTGCTCTGCTACTGGAGTAATCTTCCTCTCTTGGATGAGTTTTCAGGAGATCCTGGAATTTCTGAACTTCTTATATGCTATAGGAATGCTCCTTGAGTTTGCAGCTTTCATAAAATTGAGGATAAAGAAGCCAGAACTTCACAGGCCTTATAAAGTTCCCTTGCAAACACTTGGTGCAACATTGCTTTGCCTGCCTCCTGCAATGTTACTTGTTCTTGTTATGTGCCTGGCTTCTGGCCAGACATTCTTAGTTTGCAGTGTCGTTATTCTGTTGGGGTTCCTCTTATACCCGACTTTAGTTCATGCCAAAGATAGGAAATGGGCCAAATTTGTTACAGATGAACCAGGATTGCCTTCCAGCACATCACTAGAAGTGAACTCGGTTCTGCTACAGCCGCATCAGGAAGTAGCAGATGAGGCTTCAGTCAGCCTTCTTTCAGATTTGTCATCAACAAAACTGGGCCAAGAACGCGGTGAAGTTTTGGTGGAAGGAGTTGTGAAAGACGAATGA
- the LOC133690194 gene encoding uncharacterized protein LOC133690194 produces the protein MSGSFMRNSTIPRLLRAHTITNITDPAAHSVFRQQQQSRKAYFGFSNGFKRSKEYNNELSPSSLLTSSFSSKAENAAFFKIGFIGWYLGMVKSRPILTKSATSSLIYIAADLSSQTISLPSSEPYDLVRTLRMAGYGLLIVGPSLHFWFKFVSKLLPKRDLITTFKKILMGQTIYGPIMTVVFFSLNARLQGENSAEIIARLKRDLLPTMINGVMYWPVCDFVTFKFIPVHLQPLVSNSFSYLWTIYMTYMASLEKARSSG, from the exons ATGAGCGGCTCATTCATGAGAAACTCCACCATCCCCCGCCTGTTACGCGCCCACACCATCACCAACATCACAGACCCAGCAGCTCATTCGGTTTTCAGACAACAACAACAGTCAAGAAAAGCGTACTTTGGTTTCTCAAATGGTTTTAAGAGATCAAAAGAGTACAATAATGAGctctctccttcttctcttttgacttcttctttctcttcaaaGGCTGAAAACGCTGCGTTTTTCAAAATTGGGTTTATTGGTTGGTACCTGGGGATGGTTAAGTCACGGCCTATTTTGACCAAAAGTGCCACTTCTTCTCTTATTTACATTGCTGCTGACTTGTCGTCTCAG ACAATTTCACTGCCAAGTTCGGAACCTTATGATCTGGTGAGGACATTGCGCATGGCTGGATATGGGTTGCTGATTGTAGGACCATCACTGCATTTTTGGTTCAAATTTGTCTCAAAACTCCTTCCAAAACGAGATCTAATCACGACATTTAAGAAAATTCTCATGGGTCAGACCATCTACGGACCTATCATGACTGTTGTTTTCTTCTCATTGAATGCACGCCTACAGG GTGAGAATAGTGCCGAGATTATTGCCCGGTTAAAGCGAGATTTATTGCCTACAATGATAAACGGTGTTATGTACTGGCCTGTATGTGATTTTGTCACATTCAAATTCATTCCTGTCCATTTACAG CCCTTGGTGAGCAACTCGTTTTCATATCTATGGACTATCTACATGACATACATGGCAAGTTTAGAGAAAGCACGCTCCTCCGGATGA